The Tripterygium wilfordii isolate XIE 37 chromosome 4, ASM1340144v1, whole genome shotgun sequence genome has a window encoding:
- the LOC119997577 gene encoding DNA repair protein RAD51 homolog codes for MEQQRNHKVVQQQEEIEEMQHGPFPVEQLQASGIASVDIKKLKDSGLCTVESVAYSSRKDLLQIKGISEAKVDKIIEAASKLVPLGFTSASQLHAQRLEIIQITSGSKELDKILEGGIETGSITEIYGEFRSGKTQLCHTLCVTCQLPLDQGGGEGKAMYIDAEGTFRPQRLLQIADRFGLNGPDVLENVAYARAYNTDHQSRLLLEAASMMVETRFALIIVDSATALYRTDFSGRGELSARQMHLAKFLRSLQKIADEFGVAVVITNQVVAQVDGSAMFAGPQIKPIGGNIMAHASTTRLALRKGRGEERICKVISSPCLAEADARFQISAEGVSDVKD; via the exons ATGGAGCAGCAAAGAAACCACAAGGTTGTTCAACAACAGGAGGAAATAGAGGAGATGCAACACGGTCCATTCCCTGTAGAACAGCTTCAG GCATCTGGCATTGCTTCCGTTGATATAAAGAAACTTAAAGACTCGGGTCTCTGCACTGTTGAATCTGTTGCTTACTCCTCTAGGAAAGATCTTCTTCAAATCAAAGGAatcagtgaagcaaaagttgacaAGATTATAGAAGCAG CGTCCAAACTGGTACCTTTGGGTTTTACTAGTGCTAGCCAACTCCATGCGCAGAGGCTTGAGATTATTCAGATAACATCTGGATCAAAAGAACTTGACAAAATCTTGGAAG GGGGAATTGAAACAGGATCTATTACAGAGATATATGGCGAGTTTCGCTCTGGAAAAACTCAGCTGTGTCACACACTCTGTGTCACTTGCCAA CTTCCACTGGATCAAGGAGGAGGTGAGGGAAAAGCAATGTACATTGATGCTGAGGGCACATTCAGGCCACAAAGACTCCTACAGATAGCAGATAG GTTTGGACTGAATGGTCCTGATGTGTTGGAGAATGTGGCCTATGCTCGAGCATATAATACTGATCATCAGTCAAGGCTTTTGCTTGAAGCAGCTTCAATGATGGTGGAAACAAG GTTTGCTCTTATTATTGTAGACAGTGCCACTGCTCTGTACAGAACAGATTTTAGTGGAAGGGGAGAATTGTCAGCCAGGCAAATGCATCTTGCAAAGTTCCTCAGGAGTCTTCAGAAGATAGCGGATGAG TTTGGTGTGGCTGTCGTCATTACGAACCAAGTTGTTGCACAAGTGGATGGTTCAGCCATGTTTGCGGGACCTCAAATCAAGCCTATTGGCGGTAACATTATGGCTCATGCCTCCACAACAAG GCTTGCGCTACGGAAGGGGAGAGGAGAGGAGCGCATATGTAAAGTGATAAGTTCTCCTTGTTTGGCTGAAGCCGACGCACGGTTTCAGATATCGGCGGAAGGTGTATCAGATGTCAAGGATTGA